Within the Thalassophryne amazonica chromosome 19, fThaAma1.1, whole genome shotgun sequence genome, the region AAAGTGTACGATCCACATTTTTCAACCCGCTGTCCCTGTGATCTGTGCACGTGTGAGTTTATAGCCACTGGCAGTGGGGGATCCAACATGAGGCAAATGACAAAAACTGACATTTTATGTGAACTGATTTAAGATTTCACAGATGCGATGCTCAGGGAATGGCGACACTGCCTACGATGGTTCTAAATCTGTACAGTGATGTTTATGAGATGCCACGCTTGCACATAACCAAAGAAATGTAAAACTGACAAAACATTGAGGGCAGTCTGGTGTAGAGCTTGACCTTGAAGTACATTAAAAATCCCCCACTTACCAAGCTTGAAACTTCATCCAACACAAAATGAGGAAAATGTAACTCAAAAATGTTTGATGAAAAAAGAAACTTCACATTTACACTCAGGCGATAGAAAAAAAATCTGGCTGACGGCAGCTCTCTGCTCACGAAATTAAAGCAGGGTTAGTAGAGAGAAGCAATACTGTGCCCATCCAATACTAATGTGTTtaacattttgaacatttctgaTCTATGCATGAATATAAATATAACAAATTAtgaaatttgcatcacctttaacTTAAATTGGCTCATCTTGTGGCTTTtacaacagacaaaaaaacaaaacaaaaacaaaaaaccccattacaaatcttgaattcTTTATTTGACTTTATTCCGTTTTTCTTAAGGCCACTGATGTCTGAGAAGGGCCCCTCATATGGTGAAAATGACCCATTATCCAGACCATCCTTTAAAAATATGAATCACTGCTCTCTGGTTTGAAGCAAGGTGTCGCCCAAAGCTCTACTTGATTTGATAGATGTCACATTTTCAGCTTATCAACACTGGAGGCTACTGTACTACAGACTGACAAAGAAGAAGGTGGCAGTGTGCAGACTGGAGCTCTGTcagctgaatttatttatttgtttcttcAACTTCATATTAATGTTACTTATAGCTCCCAGCACTTCTTGTGTGAAGGTTATGCTGAATGGTTGTGTGAATTAAACATATGCTGTAAGGTATTTCAAGAACATTTTGTTCTCCATTTTGACATGTTTGTGACACTTTATTTTACTGCAGATAAAATTGGTTATTAGTCTCTACGATTCTACATCAGTATCGGTAATGGCCCTGAAAAAGCCATATGGGTTGTCCCCCAGTCCAAACCACATTTGTTCTGCATCTGTCCAAAACTCTTGGTGACTGGCTGTTATAATAATTTGCTGTGCTCCAAGGATATGCTTCAAAGTTTAATTATGATTTAAGTACTTTAGTAAGTCTTGCTCTTAACTGCCAAGCAACCAAGAAGAACAATTCCTTCATGATGTAAGAACAAGGGTTCAAAAAATGGGTTGTGGAAATTctcataaaggagaaaaaaaggacAGAAGGGCAACTCACCGGGTCAGTGCTGATTAAAAACACTGGAACCCATCACTGTGGACCACTCTTCAGACTCCAGCTGACTCCGGCTCCTTTTCAGTGTCCTCATAATGCACTTTCCATCACCTACTCGGCAGCTGTTTTGGTCAGGGttgcaagcttatccttgttcctacaccactccggACCGCGTTCCTGTTGAGGAAAATCTGAGCAGCATGGCTTCCCCTtctcttctgcttctttcacaaCTTTTAGCTTGAATACTGCTGAGTAGCAATGTTTACACTAAGCCATTTTATGCAGTTATGTAGCAGTTACTGCCTCCAGAAAAGCATCTGTTTCGAGTCTGCGCTGCTCCTCTTGCATGTAGTACGCATGTCCGTACGTACTAAGGCcatactgtgtacagcatgcatgtaAGCACGTGCATGCAAACAATTGTCAATTAACGCTCCCCCTTTTGAAAATTGCAGGCCCTCGGGGCATTTAGTAGAGTAAATGcggtaagtatttacagcctttgccatgaagctcaaaactgagatcaggtgcatcctgtttccactcatcattcttgagatgtttctacagcttaattgaagtacactggggtaaattcagttgactggacatgatttataaagacacacacctgtctaccttaaaaggtctcacagttgacagtgcatgtcagagcacaaaccaagcatgaagtcaaaggaattgtctgtagacctcagaaatgggattgtcttgaggcgcaaatctggggaagggtacagaaacatttctgctttgaaggtcccagtgagcacagtggtctctgtcatccgtaaatggaacaagtacagatccaccaggactcttcctacttGTCTAACCTGAGCGATCGTGGGAGAAggggcttagtcagggaggtgaccaagaacccagtggtcctctgtcagagctccagcattcctgtgtggagagagcagaaccttccagaagaacaaccattgctgcagcaatccaccaatcaggcctgtatggtagagtggccagacagaagccactccttagtaaaaggcacgtggcagcccacctagagtttgccaaaaggcacttgaaggactctcagaccatgaaaagcaaaattcactggtctgatgagacaaagattgaacttattggtgtgaatgccaggcatcatgtttggaggaaaccaggcaccatccctacagtgaagcatggtggtggcagtatcatgctgtgggaatgtttttcagcagcaggaactgggagactagtcaggattgagggaaagatgaatgcagcaatgtacagagacatcctagatgaaaacctgctccagagcgctcttgacctcgggctggggtgacggttcatcgttcagcaggacaatgaccctaagcacacagcaaagatatcaaaggagtggcttcaggacaactcagacctgaatctgattgaccaTCTCTGGACAGATCAGGTCTTTAACATGCTACAGGCATTAAAAGAAGGAtgcgtcctttttttttttttttttttttttttttaagtgtggggGGGAAATGGGTAGAtttttacctttttaaaaaaataaagtctgtatcaccgaatttttttttttttttttttggctcatttACTTCACGTTGTACAGACCACAGTGAGCAGAACCACCAGCAGTCATTGTGTAAGCAAATAGCACTTAGGGAAGCCAGAGGGTCTGCTTGCTTCAGGTGACTCACTCTTAACTTGCACGATAAGGATCTTGAAGCAAAAATGTACCTGCTTGTGCATGCACAGACCCTGTGCTGACTGTAGTTTTTCCATaaatactgcattttttttttttttttttcttcattgtttaaTCACATTGCTTTAGGAAGACCAGGAGCTGTGTGTGCTTCACCAAGTCGaactggagttgtcaggaagagtagctggtgtaaaaagaaaaacttgtgCCACGTCTCACTGCAGATCTCTACAGGATTTGCTGTTGTGACCCTGAGCAACCAAAACAGACGCTTCTTCATTCTCTGTCTCAACATGTGTACCTTGAAATAAGCTCAGTTGTTTGATTTCTAAAGCCTGGGTCTGGTGGCTAGCAAGGCCATTGCTGTTTATGAGTATGTTGATGGGAATGTTTGGAGCCGTAACCCAGTGTTGCTGGGGTCATCAGAAACTAAATGATGTAACACTAAACTGGTTTAAATCCAACGCTAACCAGACTAAATATCTGGCTGGTTAAGATGAAGAAATTTTGGCTGATAGGACTTACGAGTAAACGGTTGCTTCCTGTGTCATGTCAGTCTGTTTAAACATCCTGCAGCAGCTTGCTTATTGTTTTTGGTTGCCTGTTAAGTGTCCTGTCAGATTATATGAACACCACATTGAGAGtttaggatttttttgtttttaacatgtgTTTACAAATCTGTCCCGATGGCTGAACAGCTGTTAACACAAACCACGATGTGTCCATCTTATTCCCACAGCGATGTTTACCTGTCATCGCGGGACCGACAGATCCTGGACTGGCACTTTGCCAACTTGGAATTTGCCAACGCAACACCTCTCTCCACCCTCTCTCTTAAGCACTGGGATCAGGTCTGCACCGTTTCTTTGTTACGCTGTAATCTGACTTTTTGCAGTGTTTGGAAGTGAACTGTACCGCTACAATTGTGTTTTAGGACGATGACTTTGAGTTCACCGGCAGCCACCTGACCGTAAGGAACGGTTACTCGTGCGTGCCGGTGGCTCTGGCTGAAGGTTTGGACATCAAACTAAACACAGCGGTGAGACAGGTCCGCTACACGGCATCAGGTCAGCACACAGGACCATGTTCAGCCAGTAGATCCACAATTAATTTTCTTGTATGAACCTGCTAACTGTTTTCATTGTTCAGGCTGCGAGGTGATCGCAGTCAACACTCGCTCCACGACGCAGACCTTCATATACAAGTGTGATGCTGTACTGTGCACTCTACCTCTGGGAGTTTTGAAGCAGCCTCCTGCCGTGCAGTTTGTTCCTCCTCTGCCCGAGTGGAAGAGGCCGCCATCCAGAGGATGGGCTTCGGCAACCTCAACAAGGTCATAATAAGCTCAATATGCTTTAGCAGCTGCTGCAGCTGTCGTTTCACGATTTaaacaggtgatttttttttttttttgctgatgggAGTTGCAAAGCAGAACACTGGGATCAGACCTAATTTTGAACGGTCTTGGTTCAAAAATCATGCCAGAATCACAGGAAATACCCACTAATTTGGAAATAAtcaatttacgagggctgtccataaagtataggtcctttttatttttttcaaaaactatatggatttcattcatatgtttttacgtcagacatgcttgaaccctcctgcgcatgcgtgagttgtgacgtcatccgcctgtgagcactccttgtgggaggagtcgtccagcccctcgtcggaattcctttgtctgagaagttgctgagagactggcgctttgtttgatcaaaattttttctaaacctgtgagacacatcgaagtggacatggttcgaaaaattaagctggttttcggtaaaaattttaacagctgatgaagattttgaggtgatactgtcgctttaaggacttcccacggtgcgagacgtcgcgcaacgctctcaggcgccgtcgtcagcctgtttcaagctgaaaacctccacatttcaggctctattgatccaggacgtcgtgagagaacagagaagtttcagaagaagtcggtttcagcattttatccggatattccactgttaaaggagatttttttaatgaaagacgtacgggcggattgcagcgtcggctcgcagccgccgcgacgctccgccacaggaaaacacctctgttggaagccttaaggacaagttggaacatgtccaacaatttctcatatactcactccactgaaagccatcaaaagccgcctggattttacaaatggttaacaacacggaggtgtttttcctgtgccgccgcaccgcgccggctgtgtcctgacgcgcggacccgtccgcacgtctttcattaaaaaaatctcctttaacagtggaatatccggataaaatgctgaaaccgacttcttctgaaacttctgttctctcacaacgtcctggatcaatagagcctgaaatgtggaggttttcagcttgaaacaggctgacgacggcacctgagagcgctgcgcgacgtctcgcaccgtgggaagtccttaaagcgacagtatcacctcaaaatctctatcagctgttaaaattttaccgaaaaccagcttaatttttcaaaccgtgtccacttcgatgtgtctcacaggtttagaaaaaattttgatcaaacaaagcgccagtctctcagcaacttctcagacaaaggaattccgacgaggggctggacgactcctcccacaaggagtgctcacaggcgaatgacgtcaccgacaggcgtggaaaaactcacgcatgcgcacgagggttcaagcatgtctgacgtaaaaacatatgcatgaaatccatatagtttttgaaaaaaataaaaaggacctatactttatggacagacctcgtagtataGCACTGATCACCTGTAGCGCTAGGCCTGTGCTCCCCACCCTCTCAATTCTGTTGAGCTCCACAAGTCAAATATCTGTTCAGTACTTTTCGTATGGCTGCATCTGACTATAGAGTAATTTTCagatttttgatttatttatttttttttattatgaggATGTAAATTAATCCTGGAAATGGTTAAACTTCAATTCTGCTGGATGAACCACTGGACCTCTGTGCTGCAGGATTATGTATACCTTCACAGGTGTTAATTAAACTCAGccacagatttattaaatgtaaaaacaaacaaaaaaaatctttgattcatgAGCTTTTTCATCCATATTTTAACTTTGAAAGAGCAGATCTGAAAGTCCAGGTTAAAGTCTTGCTCAAATAAGATAGTTGTTTAAAGGGTCTCATATTGTGCAAAACCAGCAATAACATGATTTAATGCTgtccctgtaaaaaaaaaaaaaaaaaaaaaaccctatcacCCACCCCTATACAGTATTTTTCTGGTACGTGTAGATTTAAATCGTGCAGATATGCACAGCTGCTTTATGTGCAGTGCTGCAGTCATCACGGACAAATTAGAGTTAAAATGACGCTTTCAACTGTGCCGTTTTTTCCAGCAGCACTGAGGTGAGGATTCCTCTGGGAGGAAGGCTGCCGTTTCTGCTGCAGTGTCCTTCTGCTGGAATCCTGACCTTCTGTCAGTATAGAGCTCACGCAGTACAAACTGTGCAGACTTTATTGTGCATGTTCTATGACTACAGATTACTTATCCTTGAACATGGAGAATTATTAGAGATCTGCAGTGAGACATGGCACAAGTTTACCCCCATACTGTCCACATTTGTGTGTGGAACATGGAAGGACTTTGCCTTTACTGGAGCTGAGACGCTGCAGTCTGATTTTCCAGCTGGAACGTGGGAGTGGGATTCAGTCAGTGGGAGAGCTGTTTACTTCTGGGGATACTCACGCATACGCTGTTCCAGTAAAACGTGAGACAATACTGTatacctattaaaaaaaaaaaaatcttcctgtATTTGTAACTGTCTTAACTTTCTCTGATACATCAGAGTGGCTGAAAATGAGTCTGCCGTTCTGCATGTCTTTGTCCGGGGCAGTCTAATGCTGTTGGTGGAAAtagtaaccccccccccacacccccccGCATCACTCTGGTCACACCAGCTCCTGTTCTGTGTTGCTGCAGTATAGTGCATGTCCTCATTCTGCAGAGTACTGCATTATTATGCAATCTGACCTGCTCTACAGCAATGCCACCAGCAGAGGGCGCTCTGACATCCACCCACTGTTTGCTGTAGTTTTCAGTGGAAATCATTTCTGGTGTGTGTGTTCCTCCCGGCCTATAGGTGGTGTTGTTTTGACCGTGTGTTCTGGGATCCCAGCGTCAACCTCTTTGGTCATGTCGGCTCCACCACAGCAAGTCGCGGTGAACTCTTCCTTTTCTGGAACCTCTACAAAGGTAACAAGCAGTCTATTTTGGTTGCCCCCAAGTGTCATGTTAATTTACTTTGTACACATTTAGAGTTTCTCTAATTCAGAAAATCTCATTTCCTTTGTCAGCACCAATCCTGCTCGCGCTGATGGCTGGCGAGGCGGCTGGCATCATGGAGAACATCAGTGATGACGTTATCGTGGGGCGATGCCTCGCCATTCTCAAAGGAATATTTGGAAGCAGCGCCGTGCCGCAGGTTCATCTGTGACATGTctgcgtgtgttttttttttttttttttgtcttcatctccacTTCATCTTCCACGCAAACATGTCACAGTGCCAAAGAACATCCTGTGTAGGCCTGTACCAATACTTTAAGTCTGTTCCAGGGCAGCCCAGActtcaaaataataaataaatttcttTACTTTTGTCCCCAATGTGAACCGGTAGGCAGCTCAGTTTTGCACAACACTtacagtggagcagataactgtaacaattgttcaattctggaaacaaacaccaaaattggcacacatacaccttagacattactcttttgtaaaagcacattagccacctaaattttcattaggcagccaggtaggggtcaattgaagaattatacaggggtcagaatataaaaatgctccactcatgttaaaaactataccacattatttgtctgatcatggagATTCCAAcagggtgtagtttggactatctgtgactgaatattattgagttatggggtataaacaacaagaatggtgacaaaggtcaatttcagtttgtatatgggtcaaaagttaaagttgcttcaattttggtaaaaagtgcaaattattggttgtgttgataggattaacaaattgaatagttttgactgttgaatgcttggtctgtatggtaaaggtcaaacaatgtcgacgtccattggattctacgacatgtgacatatgttaccccgtaacatgacaactaagcataacacatggtgcaaactattccttttaaaaacccaattaactcaaccaatgATCTACATAATGTTTtacaataattggagcaactttaacttttgacccctgtacaaactgaaactgacctttctcaccattcttgctgtttttaccccataaaatTCAGTCAGTCCAAACTATAGCGttttggaatggttatgatcaggcacataatgtggtatagctttcaatatgaatggaatattttagaattttgacccctgtgcaattcttcattgacccccgaTTGAGAATTGTATTGGCTaacattatttgtctaaaataTACCAAAAggtacagtcaaattttggtgcttgtaaccagatttgaacaattcctctgcaaatgTTCTCTGCTGCACTGTTGTTTTCACATGTTAAACACATTGGTCCATCTAACTCCTAAACGTATCGTCTGTTCTCATGGCAGCCAAAGGAAACAGTGGTAACTCGGTGGCGTGCCGATCCGTGGGCACGGGGCTCCTATTCGTACGTTGCTGCTGGTTCTTCAGGTAACGACTATGACCTCATGGCACAACCCATCACGCCCGGCCCCGCCATACCGGGAGCCTCACAGGTACGCATGTATACACATGAAGCAGCCTTAGgacaacagtttttgttttttgatttaacGCTGGTGTCTTTTTTCCTCAGCCTGTCCCTCGTCTGTTCTTCTCTGGAGAGCATACCATCAGGAATTACCCCGCTACCGTTCACGGTGCCCTGCTCAGCGGGCTCCGCGAGGCGGGACGCATCGCAGATCAGTTCCTGGGTGCCATGTACACACTCCCCCGACAGGCCACACCCACAGCCGCCAGCAACCCTCCACAGGCCCAGCCCACTCCCAGTgtctgaaaaaaaacaacaagaaaaaagacACCTCAGCCCGTTTGAGGAAAACCCGAATGTTTACCCCACACACTGCCCACATTTGGGTGTGGAACACAGAAGGACTTCGCCTTTACTGGAGCTGAGACGCTGCAGTCTGATTTTTCCAGCTGAACGTGGGAGTAGGATTCAGTCAGTGGGAGAGCTGTTTACTTCTGTTTACTCACAAGTACGCTGTTCCAGTAAAACGGGAGATGATACcgtacaccaaaaaaaaaaaaaaaaaaaatctctgccttCTACACAGGCTGAgctctgcaggaaaaaaaaaaggaatcactAACTTATTTACTAATGTAATCATTTGGCTTCATAAATGGTTTTCAGGCCTTCAAGCAGAAATGTTGGCGTTACTTTGATACTTGCAGTGATCCAGTGTGTTTGGTACCACGTGGAGTGTTTACACAACCCACCGGATATTTATGTGCCCCCGAATGAACATTAAAGAACGACTGGAAAATTCTACAGATACACAATGTAGATCCATATCACGCACGGCGCTGGGGCAACCGCACACAGAGAAACTGTCGGAGTCTTGAGACTTTTATCCACCGGCTTCAATACTATCCTGTAGGTCAACACCTCCTTGTTATTATTGTGGTGCAAATTGCAAAGTGTAGTGGCAATAGTTCGTATTTGTATAAAAAGTTGAATTCTGAATGCTTTTGTTGCCATGGTAGTTCATTTTGTCATGTCACTTTTTTTTGTCAATTGTTTTATTATTAAAAGACAAAATATATcttgaatgtgttttttttttaagtgaatgtGTACGCGTTTGCTGTAGTAATGTTTTAAGAGTTTGTATATGTAGGTGCAAAGTGCTGTGGCTGCTTTGAGTGCACGTCACAGGCCTTGTTTTCCTCATCCTTGAGCTGCAGTTATCACCCCCACCACCAGGGGGTGATGTTCGATGTGTCAGCTGTAATGTGAGCCAGGATTGTGGACTTGTAGGCTCAGCATTGGTAAGCGAAGATAGCTGAggttatttttcatattcaccTCCATCCCCGCATCAACTGATTCTTGTGATTCAAAAGATAAACTGAGGCAGAAAGTCCTTAGACAAGTATGAAagtccacagcagcatgtctgagaacaTCTGCAGCAGCTGTGCAGTGGAATGTACACAAGTACAGACTCACATTCTGTTATACACAATTGGGACATCATCCGGAAGAATAAAGTCCAATAAGAAGGTAGACAGGCAGTTGAGGACTTGAGCCTCATTTGCACCTGGCATCACTTCAGCCAACTTCACACCACTAATTTGGGTCAGACAGTGCCAAACCTCAGGCgtaccaagatttttttttttttttttttaataatctgaaTTCCAGCATTAATTTTCAAATAAATTTGACATCTGTGATAAATGTGATGCATCTGGAACATCAGCACAGTCGTCACATTTGTTATTTTGAACTTGGCAATTTAACACTCCAGTCAGAGTAGCTACAATTAAGACACCTATTGAAAATAAACTACACCCAGGACTGCCCTGGGACTTAGAGTAATTTTCCGTTATACTGCATACACAAAGTCTGGACTCAAGGTTACAAGTACATTAagcaacagatggatcatatttactATGTCCTG harbors:
- the LOC117501166 gene encoding LOW QUALITY PROTEIN: lysine-specific histone demethylase 1A-like (The sequence of the model RefSeq protein was modified relative to this genomic sequence to represent the inferred CDS: inserted 1 base in 1 codon), whose product is MAEQLLTQTTMCPSYSHSDVYLSSRDRQILDWHFANLEFANATPLSTLSLKHWDQDDDFEFTGSHLTVRNGYSCVPVALAEGLDIKLNTAVRQVRYTASGCEVIAVNTRSTTQTFIYKCDAVLCTLPLGVLKQPPAVQFVPPLPEWKXAAIQRMGFGNLNKVIICFDRVFWDPSVNLFGHVGSTTASRGELFLFWNLYKAPILLALMAGEAAGIMENISDDVIVGRCLAILKGIFGSSAVPQPKETVVTRWRADPWARGSYSYVAAGSSGNDYDLMAQPITPGPAIPGASQPVPRLFFSGEHTIRNYPATVHGALLSGLREAGRIADQFLGAMYTLPRQATPTAASNPPQAQPTPSV